One window from the genome of Sesamum indicum cultivar Zhongzhi No. 13 linkage group LG15, S_indicum_v1.0, whole genome shotgun sequence encodes:
- the LOC105178227 gene encoding probable rhamnogalacturonate lyase B yields MIFLAKIVLEMIERMGRLMARQRHWWNHYLILGVALQLFFLVGCSQSLHSKKLMEDNNQVDLSSPAVQLLRQDQHVVMSNGLVSITLTVPGGAITSVTYKGSDNLLDTQDRREDDRGHWNIFWSKVPEGGTLVDNLEGTSYKIIVENENQIEISFTRIWTSNSSNAPLNVDKRYVMLRGSPGFYSYAVLERLKGWPAFDIEGGRIVFKLRKDKFHYMAMSNERQRIMPTSGDRLTGKILDYKEAVLLTNPTNPEFKGEVDDKYFYSCDNQDSQVHGWISSDPHMGFWMITPSNEFRTGGPNKQDLTSHVGPTVLAVFMSRHYVGKDIDLKFQTEEYWKKVLGPVFVYLNTNSSTNSDPSLLWNNAKQRMQKEIENWPYSFPLSEDFVKANKRGTVSGQLFVDDWYKNKHVMPGASAYVGLASPGATGSWQFQSKGYQFWTQTNHNGSFLIKNVIPGTYNLFAWVFGTLGDYKYSSNITIYPGSNVKARNVVFKAPRKGPTLWEIGIPDRSAAEFFIPDPSPEFKIHKYRVEIEKFRQYGLWTRYQDLYPQNDLVFTIGTSNYTKDWFFAHVTRKVRNDVFIPTIWQILFDLKNVSQGANYTLQLALASANNAELQVRLNNRKSPPDFTTGVIGKDNALARHGVRGSYHFYSIDVAGSKLVVGRNIIYLTQVRSEGPFTEVMYDYISLEGPA; encoded by the exons atgatatttttgGCGAAAATTGTGCTGGAAATGATCGAAAGAATGGGAAGATTGATGGCCCGGCAACGGCATTGGTGGAATCATTACTTGATTCTGGGAGTGGCTCTGCAGTTATTCTTTTTGGTTGGCTGTTCCCAGAGTTTGCATAG TAAAAAGCTTATGGAAGACAATAATCAAGTTGATTTGTCATCTCCGGCTGTGCAATTGCTTCGACAGGATCAGCAT GTTGTAATGAGTAATGGATTAGTCAGCATAACACTGACAGTACCAGGTGGTGCAATCACCAGTGTGACTTACAAAGGGAGTGACAATTTGCTCGACACACAAGATCGTAGAGAAGATGACAGAGG GCACTGGAATATTTTTTGGAGCAAGGTACCAGAAGGTGGCACATTGGTTGACAA CTTAGAAGGAACAAGTTACAAGATCATAGTAGAAAACGAAAATCAAATAGAAATTTCATTTACCAGAATATGGACTTCTAATAGTTCAAACGCTCCTTTAAACGTTGATAAAAG ATATGTAATGCTGCGCGGCTCGCCTGGATTCTATTCATATGCTGTGCTCGAACGTTTAAAGGGATGGCCCGCATTTGACATCGAAGGAGGAAGAATTGTCTTCAAGCTTCGGAAAGACAA GTTTCACTACATGGCTATGTCAAATGAGAGGCAAAGGATTATGCCAACATCTGGTGATCGTCTTACTGGCAAGATTCTTGATTATAAGGAAGCTGTCCTCTTAACAAATCCAACCAATCCCGAGTTCAAAGGGGAG GTGGATGATAAGTACTTCTACTCATGTGACAACCAAGACAGCCAAGTTCATGGGTGGATAAGCAGTGATCCTCACATGGGTTTCTGGATGATAACACCCAGCAATGAGTTTCGTACAGGCGGACCTAATAAACAAGATCTTACTTCTCATGTTGGTCCAACTGTGCTTGCT GTATTTATGAGCAGACATTACGTTGGAAAAGATATAGATCTCAAATTTCAGACTGAAGAGTATTGGAAAAAGGTTCTTGGCCCAGTTTTCGTTTATCTAAACACAAATTCTTCTACAAATTCCGATCCTTCTCTCCTCTGGAACAATGCCAAACAAAGG ATGCAAAAGGAGATAGAAAACTGGCCATATAGCTTCCCACTTTCAGAAGACTTTGTTAAAGCCAATAAAAGGGGAACTGTAAGCGGCCAATTATTTGTTGATGACTG GTACAAGAATAAGCATGTCATGCCTGGAGCCTCAGCTTATGTTGGATTGGCTTCACCAGGAGCAACTGGGTCATGGCAGTTTCAAAGCAAg GGTTATCAATTTTGGACGCAAACAAATCATAACGGGAGTTTCTTGATTAAAAATGTGATACCTGGAACCTACAACTTGTTTGCATGGGTTTTCGGAACCCTTGGGGATTACAAATATTCGTCTAACATCACTATCTACCCAGGATCTAATGTTAAGGCAAGAAATGTGGTTTTTAAGGCTCCAAGAAAAGGTCCAACTTTATGGGAGATTGGAATTCCTGATCGCTCAGCTGCTGAGTTTTTTATTCCAGATCCTAGCCCGGAATTCAAGATACATAAATACAgagttgaaattgaaaa GTTTCGACAGTATGGACTTTGGACTCGTTATCAAGATTTGTATCCACAAAATGATCTAGTTTTCACAATTGGCACcagtaattatacaaaagattGGTTTTTTGCACATGTTACAAG GAAAGTGAGAAATGATGTGTTCATACCAACAATATGGCAAATTTTGTTTGACCTCAAAAATGTCTCTCAAGGGGCAAATTACACTCTACAATTGGCGCTTGCATCCGCAAATAATGCTGAGTTACAA GTGCGTCTCAATAATCGAAAATCACCTCCAGATTTCACCACAGGGGTGATAGGCAAGGACAATGCACTAGCAAGGCATGGCGTTCGTGGATCGTACCATTTTTACAGTATTGATGTAGCAGGGAGTAAACTTGTAGTTGggagaaatataatatatttaacacAAGTAAGAAGTGAAGGGCCATTCACTGAAGTCATGTATGATTATATCAGTTTAGAAGGTCCTGCATAA
- the LOC105178228 gene encoding probable rhamnogalacturonate lyase B: MSACRCTPQSGEDSSPPLKLHVSRRHVEMDNGIVKLTLTKPTGMLTGVAYKGVKNLLEYRHKETRRGYWDIMWTTSKKDRSFFDTLQGTGFRVVARTEDQIEVSFTKTWNVSNGENDVPLNIDKRFIMLRGVSGFYSYAVLEHLHGWPDLNIDEARIAFKLRQNMFRYMAISDDRQRVMPTDHDRTVGHTLDYREAVLLTNPSNSKLKGEVDDKYQYSCDNKDNRVHGWISSHPHVGFWVITPSDEFRAGGPVKPDLTSHAGPTSLAIFFSDHYAGPAFGVRLRDGEPWKKVFGPVFIYLNSDSGDKQRTLWEDAKEQMSRETKKWPYDFPLCKDFPHANERGAVRGRLLVHDKYINMDLVPAKSAYVGLARPGAVGSWQDDAKGYQFWTRTDEMGYFMIKFVRADNYNLYAWVPGILGEYKHDSEVIIKPGSEIRIGDLVYDPPRTGPTLWEIGIPDRTAAEFYIPDPAPELTNKLYINHTEKFRQYGLWDRYTDLYPDEDLIYTVGVSDYRKHWFFAHVNRKINKDNYVPTTWKILFDVRNVIMAGQYTLRIALASASLAEIQVWINDPHTQRPHFTTRRIGRDNAIARHGIHGRYWLYRVGISGFQLVNGKNTLYLRQARGSNPFIGVMYDYIRLEGPPEQDY, encoded by the exons ATGAGCGCATGCAGGTGTACTCCACAGAGTGGTGAAGACTCATCTCCCCCACTCAAGCTCCATGTATCCCGTCGCCAT GTTGAGATGGACAATGGAATTGTTAAACTCACATTAACAAAGCCGACAGGCATGCTGACGGGAGTAGCATACAAAGGAGTCAAAAACCTCCTGGAATATCGTCATAAAGAAACACGAAGAGG GTATTGGGATATCATGTGGACTACGTCAAAGAAAGACAGAAGTTTCTTCGACAC GCTCCAAGGTACTGGTTTCAGGGTTGTAGCACGGACTGAAGATCAGATAGAAGTTTCATTCACAAAGACATGGAATGTCTCCAATGGTGAAAATGATGTTCCTCTCAACATAGACAAGAG GTTCATAATGCTTCGCGGAGTTTCTGGTTTCTATTCATATGCAGTACTTGAACACTTGCATGGATGGCCTGATCTAAACATCGATGAAGCAAGAATTGCATTCAAGCTTCGGCAAAACAT GTTCCGTTACATGGCTATATCGGACGACAGGCAGAGAGTCATGCCGACCGACCATGACAGGACAGTAGGCCACACTCTTGATTATAGAGAAGCAGTTCTATTGACAAATCCCAGCAATTCCAAGCTCAAAGGAGAG GTTGATGACAAGTACCAGTACTCGTGTGACAACAAGGACAACCGAGTGCACGGTTGGATTAGCTCTCATCCGCACGTAGGCTTTTGGGTGATAACACCAAGTGATGAGTTCCGAGCTGGTGGTCCGGTGAAGCCGGATCTTACTTCTCATGCTGGCCCAACTTCCTTAGCC ATATTCTTCAGTGACCATTATGCTGGGCCAGCTTTTGGAGTTAGATTACGCGATGGAGAGCCCTGGAAAAAGGTTTTCGGCCCTGTTTTCATTTATCTGAATTCGGATTCAGGCGATAAACAGAGAACTCTTTGGGAAGATGCAAAAGAGCAG ATGTCAAGAGAAACCAAGAAATGGCCTTATGATTTCCCGTTATGTAAGGATTTTCCTCATGCAAACGAACGTGGTGCGGTCCGTGGTCGATTACTCGTCCATGACAAGTACATCAACATGGACCTCGTACCAGCAAAATCAGCTTATGTGGGATTGGCGCGACCTGGAGCTGTGGGATCTTGGCAGGATGATGCTAAG GGCTATCAGTTTTGGACACGAACGGATGAAATGGGGTACTTCATGATAAAGTTCGTTCGAGCAgacaattataatttgtatgcCTGGGTTCCAGGGATCCTCGGCGAGTATAAACACGACAGCGAGGTTATAATAAAACCAG GAAGTGAGATTCGAATAGGTGATCTTGTGTATGATCCTCCAAGAACTGGTCCGACCCTGTGGGAAATCGGGATCCCTGATCGTACTGCTGCCGAATTCTACATTCCTGATCCAGCCCCTGAACTTACGAACAAGTTATACATCAACCATACAGAAAA GTTTAGACAATACGGTTTGTGGGACAGATATACGGATTTATATCCTGACGAAGATCTGATTTACACTGTTGGCGTCAGCGATTATAGAAAACACTGGTTCTTTGCCCATGTTAACAG gaaaataaacaaagataACTATGTTCCTACCACATGGAAAATCTTGTTTGATGTAAGAAATGTCATCATGGCAGGACAATATACACTGAGGATTGCTCTAGCATCTGCTAGCTTGGCTGAAATTCAA GTATGGATCAACGACCCGCACACACAGCGCCCTCATTTTACGACAAGGCGGATAGGTAGGGACAATGCAATAGCAAGACACGGCATTCATGGGAGATACTGGCTGTATAGAGTGGGTATATCAGGATTCCAACTCGTGAATGGGAAGAACACACTCTATCTTAGGCAAGCAAGAGGCTCGAATCCGTTCATCGGAGTCATGTATGATTACATTCGCCTTGAAGGCCCGCCCGAACAAGACTATTAG